From Pseudomonadota bacterium, a single genomic window includes:
- a CDS encoding PEGA domain-containing protein, translating to MLLLPVGQDAALLPTTEAARALATLIERGGSALPRLVYPPPQEIAATGDPQDARQHMDQAVEAFQGLDFDAVRQHVTAALEVFRADVAAGSAGEGYVDALHLLAATELFDGQQDAAERAMNNAILFDPRPPAQDRFNPTVQEFHKQVLQQPKADGHLSVTSSPDGLLWLNGHLVGPASETRALRPGMYWVTVFRPGHAPWRDWVRVEPGEPRQLSVTLEIDSLQAEAPVVASARRREEGQVLPAPVRELLAKEEASELLVVDARPGCSSRACTIVVGYASGGRWKSEVFAPLDRPLAGTATRLLHGTPWSAAGVKPSTQPLGGALKTCISDGECPLNLRCRGGVCRRANSITRRWWFWTAIGVSAAAVATGIALPFVLPQKVTIEVR from the coding sequence GTGCTGCTGCTTCCGGTGGGCCAGGACGCTGCGCTGCTTCCCACCACGGAGGCCGCGCGCGCGCTCGCCACGCTGATCGAGCGCGGCGGCAGCGCCCTGCCCCGCTTGGTCTATCCGCCGCCGCAGGAGATCGCCGCGACCGGTGATCCGCAGGACGCGCGCCAGCACATGGACCAAGCCGTGGAGGCGTTCCAGGGGCTGGACTTCGACGCTGTTCGCCAGCATGTGACGGCGGCGCTCGAGGTCTTCCGGGCAGACGTGGCCGCTGGCAGCGCCGGCGAGGGCTACGTCGACGCGTTGCATCTGTTGGCGGCGACGGAGCTCTTCGACGGGCAGCAGGACGCCGCCGAGCGGGCGATGAATAACGCGATCCTCTTCGATCCGCGGCCGCCAGCGCAGGACCGCTTCAACCCGACGGTCCAGGAATTCCACAAGCAGGTCCTGCAGCAGCCCAAGGCCGACGGCCATCTCAGCGTCACGAGCAGCCCAGATGGCCTGCTCTGGCTCAACGGGCACCTCGTCGGCCCTGCCAGCGAGACGCGCGCCCTGCGCCCCGGTATGTATTGGGTCACCGTCTTTCGCCCTGGCCATGCGCCCTGGCGCGATTGGGTGCGCGTGGAGCCGGGCGAACCGCGGCAGCTCTCCGTCACGCTCGAGATCGACTCACTGCAAGCAGAGGCTCCCGTCGTGGCGAGCGCGCGTCGCCGCGAGGAGGGCCAGGTGCTGCCCGCGCCCGTCCGTGAGCTGCTGGCAAAGGAGGAGGCCTCGGAGCTGCTTGTCGTCGATGCCCGGCCGGGATGCAGCTCCCGCGCCTGCACCATCGTCGTCGGCTACGCCAGCGGCGGCCGCTGGAAGTCCGAGGTCTTCGCCCCCCTCGATCGGCCGCTCGCGGGCACCGCCACGCGCTTGTTGCACGGCACCCCGTGGTCCGCGGCCGGCGTTAAGCCGAGCACCCAGCCGCTCGGCGGGGCCCTGAAGACCTGCATCAGCGACGGCGAGTGCCCCCTCAACCTCCGCTGCCGCGGGGGCGTCTGCCGACGTGCCAACTCGATCACGCGTCGCTGGTGGTTCTGGACCGCGATCGGTGTCTCGGCAGCGGCCGTCGCCACCGGCATCGCGCTGCCCTTCGTGCTGCCGCAGAAGGTCACGATCGAGGTGCGCTAG
- the cls gene encoding cardiolipin synthase, which translates to MSFSTVNWLLIVVGYLLAFFTSMHIVLQRREPTATMAWILGIVLIPYLGVLIYVLIGRRRLNRQLRRRRAQATAIEPRLASALVDDEDRLTGEQRPMLARAEVNILARLSSRVGCRWPTVGNLVTLIVDAEQTYAALEQAIEAAQQHIHFQFYIFQPDDTGRRFRELLVRKARAGVQVRVLTDGVGSWGIEDFLQPLVQVGGQHAQFQPVGRLSRHWHPNLRNHRKVVVVDGAVAFAGGCNIGDEYTGRRRPASHWRDTHLRIEGPAVTHVQEVFADDWFFAAGEEPDERTWFPENPARGEAMVHIVASGPDSDTPPIQRIFFAAVSAATERIYLTTPYFAPDQALLMALETAAMRGVDVRLLLPQKSDAPLILHAGRSYYQELLRSGVRIYEYERGILHAKTMVVDRTWATVGSANMDMRSFRLNFEINAAIYGADFADQLTAVFERDLRLAHEIRSEELLNKPPLQLFAESLARILSPML; encoded by the coding sequence GTGAGCTTCTCAACCGTCAACTGGCTGCTGATCGTCGTCGGCTATCTGCTGGCGTTCTTCACCAGCATGCACATCGTGCTCCAGCGTCGCGAGCCCACGGCGACCATGGCCTGGATCCTCGGCATTGTCCTGATTCCCTACCTCGGCGTGCTGATCTATGTGCTGATCGGCCGCCGCCGCCTCAATCGGCAGCTCCGCCGGCGGCGAGCGCAGGCGACCGCGATCGAGCCGCGACTGGCGAGCGCCTTGGTCGACGACGAGGATCGCCTCACCGGCGAACAGCGACCGATGCTCGCCCGCGCCGAGGTCAACATCCTGGCGCGCCTGAGCAGCCGCGTCGGCTGCCGCTGGCCCACCGTCGGCAACCTGGTCACGCTGATCGTCGATGCCGAGCAGACCTACGCCGCGCTCGAGCAGGCGATCGAGGCGGCTCAGCAGCACATCCATTTCCAGTTCTACATCTTCCAGCCCGACGATACGGGTCGCCGCTTTCGCGAGTTGTTGGTTCGCAAGGCGCGCGCTGGCGTGCAGGTGCGCGTGCTGACCGACGGCGTCGGCAGCTGGGGCATCGAGGACTTCCTTCAGCCCCTCGTCCAGGTCGGAGGCCAGCACGCCCAATTCCAACCGGTCGGACGACTCAGCCGGCATTGGCATCCGAACCTGCGCAACCACCGCAAGGTCGTCGTCGTCGACGGCGCGGTGGCCTTCGCCGGTGGCTGCAACATCGGCGACGAGTACACCGGTCGCCGGCGCCCGGCGAGCCATTGGCGCGACACGCATCTGCGCATCGAGGGGCCGGCGGTGACGCACGTGCAGGAGGTCTTCGCCGACGACTGGTTCTTCGCCGCGGGCGAGGAGCCGGACGAGCGCACCTGGTTCCCCGAGAACCCCGCCCGCGGGGAGGCGATGGTGCACATCGTCGCCAGCGGTCCCGACAGCGACACGCCGCCCATTCAGCGCATCTTCTTTGCTGCGGTCAGCGCGGCGACTGAGCGCATCTACCTCACCACGCCGTATTTCGCGCCCGATCAGGCGCTGCTGATGGCGCTCGAGACGGCGGCGATGCGTGGCGTCGACGTGCGCTTGTTGCTGCCGCAGAAATCCGACGCGCCGCTGATCCTGCACGCGGGACGCTCGTACTACCAGGAGCTGCTGCGCAGCGGCGTCCGGATCTATGAGTACGAGCGGGGAATCCTGCACGCCAAGACGATGGTCGTCGATCGCACCTGGGCGACGGTCGGCTCGGCCAATATGGACATGCGCAGCTTTCGCCTCAACTTCGAGATCAACGCGGCGATCTACGGCGCGGACTTCGCCGATCAGCTGACGGCCGTATTCGAGCGCGACCTCCGGCTGGCCCATGAGATCCGCAGCGAGGAGCTGCTCAACAAGCCGCCGCTGCAGCTCTTCGCGGAGAGCCTGGCGCGAATCCTCTCACCGATGCTCTGA
- a CDS encoding FAD-dependent oxidoreductase yields MATVFVEQLALPASIGVWPEERQRQQLISLDIEVTVGDAELAAAAASQRLRDALDYRTIAELAERVVALRHYPLVESLAHELAHAMLGLPGVQRARIRLRKLHCVAHAHAAGVEVSCTADTDDAACEAIGPDAVATTLAPIVIAGGGVAGLSAALWCWRLGQPALLVDPAEQLGGQLLLATEPLPDLPAHAPLAGPVLARQLRRQFVAHGGRWLRARVQRIDRALAGSGGLRLALRLAPDGGALTLDCRALILATGLRRRPLSAPGAVELLDRGVLTRLPPDPATLREQAIVIVGGGDTACDAALALLPVAASVTLVHRGGQLSARHPLRQAVLERPAIAVLTRAEVARLHGAAHLQAVELRDGRMLPAPWLLVAIGWQPNNEGLPNAWLDAHGFVRSDHELRVVGESSAFVAGDLRHPAAASFAAAAGDGACAAKSAVRRLEADDPAAAEH; encoded by the coding sequence ATGGCCACCGTCTTCGTCGAGCAACTCGCCCTCCCCGCCTCAATCGGCGTCTGGCCGGAAGAGCGGCAGCGCCAGCAGTTGATCAGCCTGGACATCGAAGTGACCGTCGGCGACGCCGAGCTCGCCGCCGCCGCGGCCAGTCAGCGCCTGCGCGACGCGCTCGACTACCGCACGATCGCCGAGCTCGCCGAACGCGTCGTCGCCCTGCGCCACTACCCGCTCGTCGAGAGCCTGGCCCATGAGCTCGCGCACGCGATGCTGGGGCTGCCGGGCGTCCAGCGCGCGCGCATCCGGCTGCGCAAGCTGCACTGCGTTGCGCACGCGCACGCCGCCGGCGTCGAGGTGAGCTGTACTGCCGACACCGATGATGCGGCCTGCGAGGCGATCGGCCCGGACGCCGTGGCAACGACACTGGCGCCGATCGTTATCGCCGGCGGCGGCGTTGCAGGGCTCAGCGCGGCGCTCTGGTGTTGGCGCCTCGGGCAGCCCGCGCTGCTGGTCGATCCGGCCGAGCAGCTCGGTGGGCAGCTGCTGCTGGCGACCGAGCCATTGCCGGACCTGCCCGCCCACGCGCCGCTGGCGGGCCCCGTGCTCGCGCGGCAGCTGCGGCGCCAATTCGTTGCGCACGGTGGCCGCTGGCTGCGCGCGCGCGTGCAGCGCATCGACCGAGCCCTCGCGGGGTCCGGGGGGCTGCGACTGGCGCTGCGACTGGCGCCGGACGGCGGCGCGCTGACCCTCGACTGCCGAGCCCTGATCCTCGCCACGGGCCTGCGGCGCCGCCCCCTGTCGGCGCCCGGCGCCGTCGAGCTGCTCGATCGGGGCGTGCTGACCAGGCTGCCCCCCGATCCGGCCACCTTGCGGGAACAGGCGATCGTGATCGTCGGTGGCGGTGACACCGCCTGCGACGCCGCGCTCGCTCTGCTGCCGGTCGCGGCCTCCGTGACGCTGGTGCACCGCGGCGGGCAGCTCTCCGCCCGCCACCCACTGCGGCAAGCCGTGCTCGAGCGCCCAGCCATCGCCGTGCTGACGAGGGCCGAGGTCGCGCGCCTCCATGGAGCGGCGCACTTGCAGGCCGTCGAGCTGCGCGATGGCCGGATGCTGCCGGCGCCCTGGCTCTTGGTGGCGATCGGCTGGCAGCCCAACAACGAGGGGCTTCCCAACGCTTGGCTCGATGCGCACGGCTTCGTGCGCTCTGACCACGAGCTGCGCGTGGTCGGCGAGTCCTCGGCGTTCGTGGCCGGTGACCTCCGCCATCCGGCCGCCGCATCCTTCGCGGCTGCCGCGGGCGACGGCGCCTGCGCGGCGAAGAGCGCCGTGCGGCGGCTCGAGGCCGACGACCCAGCCGCAGCCGAGCACTGA
- a CDS encoding CPBP family intramembrane metalloprotease, translating into MPLLRDNLQLIVAALFLFVPTELLTRGGESFAPYGLTWRPWRPALGWFALASLLCFPAFAGGLVVYYRLVCGRLAGRLGIGMPTVYRRLCPRFVGAWARARWQPAAALAQAFFEQLVVVALPEEYFFRGFLQTRLDRRWPARWRPGGGAVGQALFVNALLFALAHLVVDLNPLRLAVFFPALAFGWLRSVSGTIGASTLFHAACNVVSATLHRALFR; encoded by the coding sequence GTGCCGCTGCTGCGCGACAACCTCCAGCTCATCGTCGCGGCGCTCTTCCTCTTCGTACCGACCGAGCTGCTGACGCGCGGCGGCGAGAGCTTCGCGCCCTATGGCTTGACCTGGCGGCCCTGGCGGCCGGCGCTGGGCTGGTTCGCGCTCGCCTCGCTGCTCTGTTTCCCGGCCTTCGCCGGCGGACTCGTCGTCTACTATCGGCTGGTCTGCGGCCGCCTTGCCGGGCGCTTGGGCATTGGAATGCCGACGGTCTATCGGCGACTTTGTCCGCGCTTCGTCGGCGCCTGGGCGCGGGCGCGCTGGCAGCCGGCAGCCGCGCTTGCTCAGGCCTTCTTCGAGCAGCTCGTCGTCGTGGCGTTGCCTGAGGAATATTTCTTTCGTGGATTCCTGCAGACACGGCTGGATCGGCGCTGGCCGGCGCGTTGGCGGCCGGGGGGCGGCGCGGTCGGCCAGGCGCTGTTCGTCAACGCGCTCCTCTTTGCGCTCGCGCATCTGGTCGTGGACCTCAACCCCTTGCGGCTAGCGGTGTTTTTTCCCGCGCTGGCCTTCGGCTGGTTGCGATCGGTCAGTGGAACGATAGGCGCGAGCACGCTCTTTCACGCCGCCTGCAACGTGGTCAGCGCGACCTTGCATCGGGCGCTCTTCCGATGA
- a CDS encoding biotin--[acetyl-CoA-carboxylase] ligase, protein MSSQGAATDSATDSATDSATDCATDCATDCATDCATDSATDCATDDALEAASVRSRLGTRWLGRQYHHHVEVTSTNDVLTRLAQEGAPAGTVVVAESQLQGRGRRGRSWQAAPGTNLTLSLLLRPSWRPPAIPPLSLAVGVGLAQALARWLPTPPRLKWPNDLLCEGKKLAGVLVELAADPQEVRHAVVGIGINVNQLDFPDPLSATATSLRREHGAPVGRATVLAAVLRALEPPLEAALRAELGPVLRQWTAAAAGLGESVVVHTPSGPVAGVLTGVDPDGALRLCDGQGGERRVLAGDVLLGPRPAAITAREAASERG, encoded by the coding sequence ATGAGCAGTCAGGGCGCGGCGACGGACAGCGCGACGGACAGCGCGACGGACAGCGCGACGGACTGCGCGACGGACTGCGCGACGGACTGCGCGACGGACTGCGCGACGGACAGCGCGACGGACTGCGCGACGGATGATGCGCTCGAGGCGGCGAGCGTGAGGTCTCGCCTCGGAACGCGGTGGCTCGGTCGCCAGTACCACCACCACGTCGAGGTTACGAGCACCAACGATGTGTTGACACGACTGGCGCAGGAGGGTGCGCCGGCAGGGACGGTGGTTGTTGCCGAGTCGCAGCTGCAAGGGCGCGGGCGGCGCGGGCGCAGCTGGCAGGCCGCCCCCGGCACGAATCTCACGCTTTCGCTGCTGCTTCGGCCGTCTTGGCGTCCGCCCGCGATTCCGCCCCTCAGTCTGGCTGTCGGTGTGGGCCTGGCACAGGCCTTGGCACGGTGGTTGCCAACTCCACCCCGCTTGAAGTGGCCCAACGACCTGCTCTGTGAGGGCAAGAAGCTGGCTGGGGTGCTGGTCGAGCTGGCGGCGGACCCGCAGGAGGTGCGGCATGCGGTGGTGGGCATCGGGATCAACGTCAATCAACTAGACTTCCCCGACCCGTTGAGTGCCACCGCGACCTCGCTGCGGCGCGAGCACGGCGCGCCGGTGGGTCGCGCCACCGTGCTGGCTGCTGTCCTCCGCGCGTTGGAGCCGCCCTTGGAGGCGGCGCTACGCGCCGAGCTCGGTCCTGTGCTGCGGCAGTGGACCGCCGCCGCCGCAGGCCTCGGGGAGTCCGTCGTCGTGCACACGCCAAGTGGCCCAGTGGCGGGTGTCTTGACGGGTGTCGATCCGGACGGCGCGCTGCGCTTGTGCGACGGGCAAGGAGGTGAGCGGCGGGTGCTCGCCGGCGACGTGCTGCTCGGTCCGCGTCCCGCCGCGATCACCGCTCGTGAGGCGGCCAGCGAGCGTGGTTGA
- the dnaG gene encoding DNA primase, which translates to MSRIAEDVVAQIRDRTDLVEVVGRHVQLKRAGASFKGLCPFHEEKTPSFNVNPVRGFFHCFGCHTSGDVIAFLMQIEGRSFAEVIEDLGRRAGVEVLREGGSAPDEARARVRAGQRSEREQARALNARVAALYGRCLRATGGEPARAYLEQRGIDAPTAEAFQLGYAPAGGSLLAQKLPEAGVALELAEALGLVVRRKGGEGFRDRFWNRIIFPVVAPGDEVLGFGGRLIVRDDPSGAPRADTGPKYLNTPETVVYRKGEVLYGLAQAAPAIRRGGQSLLVEGNFDVIQLYQHGFCSAVAPMGTALTTQQVRLLGRFAPAVIAVFDGDEAGRAAARKAVRSLLEGRLEAKIGVMAAGDDPDSLLRQRGREAMQQVLDAAVPAVDYLIDELRKTVDDSIPGRARLLEEVAPIIALLPSRVAQDLYVDRLSFAARLERGVVLRAVREAGGEATSPHGGRAQPAHRASTLVGVRADGRPQYAEAAGAALDPSDLAPDPSDLELLKLLLGNPLLLPRVQDAGLPFLLTNEQLRATYAAAEAAPRDGSGRIDVVELLRAVPLAMRDAVASAASAKDYLADGDATKAFDDCVASMAARRADRILAAIKQRIARAEQQRIGDGEAAAQDKRRLIRLTGAQSRIRRAREEHQAETVWGLIRELVEVEQEIHETQ; encoded by the coding sequence GTGAGCCGGATTGCCGAAGACGTCGTCGCGCAGATTCGCGACCGCACCGACCTCGTCGAGGTCGTCGGGCGCCACGTTCAGCTCAAGCGGGCCGGCGCGAGCTTCAAAGGCCTCTGCCCCTTTCACGAGGAGAAGACGCCCTCGTTCAACGTCAACCCGGTGCGCGGCTTCTTTCACTGCTTCGGCTGTCACACCAGCGGTGATGTGATCGCCTTCTTGATGCAGATCGAAGGCCGGTCCTTTGCCGAGGTGATCGAGGATCTCGGTCGCCGCGCCGGGGTCGAGGTGCTGCGCGAAGGGGGCTCCGCGCCCGATGAAGCGCGCGCCCGCGTCCGCGCGGGGCAGCGTAGCGAACGCGAGCAAGCGCGCGCGCTCAACGCGCGGGTGGCTGCGCTCTACGGCCGCTGCCTGCGGGCGACGGGCGGCGAACCCGCGCGCGCCTACCTCGAGCAACGCGGGATCGACGCGCCGACCGCCGAGGCGTTCCAGCTCGGCTACGCGCCGGCGGGCGGCAGCCTCCTGGCGCAGAAGCTCCCCGAGGCCGGCGTGGCGCTCGAGCTCGCCGAAGCGCTCGGCTTAGTCGTCCGTCGTAAGGGCGGCGAGGGCTTCCGTGACCGCTTCTGGAACCGCATCATCTTTCCGGTGGTCGCCCCGGGCGACGAGGTTCTGGGCTTCGGTGGTCGGCTGATCGTTCGCGACGACCCTTCAGGTGCGCCACGCGCCGACACGGGACCCAAGTACCTCAACACCCCCGAGACCGTGGTCTATCGCAAGGGCGAGGTGCTCTATGGCCTGGCGCAGGCGGCGCCCGCGATTCGCCGTGGCGGCCAGTCGCTGCTCGTCGAGGGCAACTTCGATGTGATTCAGCTCTACCAGCATGGGTTTTGTTCGGCGGTGGCGCCGATGGGCACAGCCCTGACGACGCAGCAGGTGCGCCTGCTCGGTCGCTTCGCGCCTGCGGTGATCGCTGTCTTCGATGGCGACGAGGCCGGGCGAGCGGCGGCGCGCAAGGCCGTTCGCAGTCTGTTGGAGGGCCGCCTGGAGGCCAAGATCGGCGTCATGGCCGCCGGCGACGATCCGGACAGTTTATTGCGGCAGCGCGGCCGCGAGGCAATGCAGCAGGTCTTGGACGCCGCGGTGCCCGCCGTAGACTACTTGATCGACGAGCTGCGCAAGACGGTCGACGACTCGATCCCCGGGCGGGCGCGCCTGCTGGAAGAGGTGGCGCCGATCATCGCCCTGCTGCCCAGCAGGGTGGCCCAGGACCTCTATGTCGATCGGCTCAGCTTCGCGGCGCGGCTCGAGCGCGGCGTGGTCCTGCGCGCCGTGCGCGAGGCCGGAGGCGAGGCGACCTCGCCCCATGGCGGCCGCGCGCAGCCCGCGCACCGAGCGTCGACGCTGGTCGGGGTGCGAGCGGACGGGCGCCCGCAGTACGCGGAAGCCGCGGGAGCCGCGCTGGATCCCTCCGACCTCGCGCCGGATCCCTCCGACCTGGAGCTGCTCAAATTGTTGCTCGGGAATCCGCTTCTGCTGCCGCGGGTGCAGGACGCTGGACTGCCGTTCCTTTTGACAAACGAGCAGTTGCGGGCTACCTATGCGGCCGCGGAGGCGGCCCCGCGCGATGGGAGCGGACGGATCGACGTGGTGGAGCTGCTTCGCGCCGTGCCGCTGGCGATGCGTGACGCCGTAGCGTCAGCCGCGTCGGCGAAGGATTATCTCGCGGACGGCGATGCAACCAAGGCTTTCGATGACTGTGTGGCCTCGATGGCGGCGCGGCGAGCCGATCGGATCCTCGCGGCGATCAAGCAGCGGATCGCGCGCGCCGAACAGCAGCGAATTGGCGACGGGGAGGCAGCGGCGCAGGACAAGCGGCGGCTGATCAGGCTGACCGGCGCTCAGTCGCGCATCAGGCGAGCGCGCGAGGAGCACCAGGCCGAGACGGTCTGGGGCCTGATTCGCGAGCTCGTCGAGGTGGAGCAAGAGATCCATGAAACGCAGTGA